In Lepidochelys kempii isolate rLepKem1 chromosome 8, rLepKem1.hap2, whole genome shotgun sequence, a single genomic region encodes these proteins:
- the LOC140916632 gene encoding large ribosomal subunit protein eL31-like: protein MTLANSAFPGRTAPAKKGGEKKKGRSAINEVVTREYIINIHKQIHGVGFKKHAPCALKEIRTFAVKEMHTPDVRIDTRLNKAVWANVPYRIHVRLSRKRNEDEDSPNKLYMLGTYVPVITFKSLQTVNVDEN from the exons ATGACATTAGCCAATT CTGCCTTTCCGGGCAGGACGGCTCCAGCAAAGAAAGGTGGAGAAAAGAAGAAAGGGAGATCTGCCATCAATGAGGTGGTGACTAGGGAATATATCATCAACATTCACAAACAGATCCATGGAGTGGGATTCAAGAAACATGCCCCCTGTGCTCTCAAGGAGATCCGTACATTTGCAGTGAAGGAGATGCATACGCCTGATGTACGTATTGACACCAGATTGAACAAAGCAGTCTGGGCCAATGTTCCCTACCGGATCCATGTACGTTTATCCAGAAAACGCAATGAGGATGAAGATTCACCCAACAAACTATACATGCTGGGTACGTATGTACCAGTCATCACTTTCAAAAGTCTACAGACAGTCAATGTGGATGAAAACTAA